Proteins from a genomic interval of Neodiprion lecontei isolate iyNeoLeco1 chromosome 2, iyNeoLeco1.1, whole genome shotgun sequence:
- the LOC107218864 gene encoding uncharacterized protein LOC107218864 — MTSPVTLILLGQACFIGSALGFPPIVPNWYEENRGEIQLQLQPDVPPVVQISKRPILESTQNEPEFTAIKRDDDKSTSGIVAHGVDRNAVKLNTAGKISENESDQVITIKNSDRESKSFIGSANSVLPGAWVKKKTQNGYLLGKIFVNK; from the exons ATGACGTCGCCAGTAACGTTGATTCTTCTTGGTCAAGCCTGTTTCATCGGCTCGGCACTTGGCTTCCCGCCGATAGTACCAAATTGGTACGAGGAAAATAGAGGTGAAATTCAGTTGCAACTCCAGCCAGACGTTCCACCGGTCGTACAAATTTCGAAGCGGCCGATCTTGGAATCTACCCAAAACGAACCTGAGTTTACGGCCATCAAACGGGATGATGACAA GTCCACGTCTGGAATTGTCGCACACGGAGTTGACAGAAACGCTGTTAAGTTGAACACGGctggaaaaattagcgaaaATGAAAGTGATCAAGTGATTACCATTAAAAATTCGGACCGCGAGTCGAAATCATTCATAGGCTCGGCAAACTCGGTTCTTCCGGGCGCatgggttaaaaaaaaaacccagaACGGTTATCTGCTCgggaaaatatttgtaaataaatag